A region of Streptomyces sp. R44 DNA encodes the following proteins:
- a CDS encoding PP2C family protein-serine/threonine phosphatase produces MARDRTGLSYVLEAAENAAPVHSLDVVARDLRDRFDARFVSFLFLDIVGRRLLRVHDTAAEPGQPPAEQVPLAGSSIYDDVLRSQDLVVTADGQDGHRVLAPVTNRGDTIGVLELFLPRATTPEVRTQVHEAAHALAYIIVTDRRFTDLYHWGNRTGPVSLSAEIQRQLLPSASCCEAPEFTLAGALVPASDIAGDTYDYSLDTRTLHLSITDAMGHDVSASLMATLLVNASRGARRAGAGLAEQARQIHQALLDHGHQSLATGQLLRIALDGTRSQLVNAGHPRPYLLRDGAVTELALAVNLPFGIPSQGAYQVQDLDLRPGDRLLLHTDGMQERDADVVDLPALLRKTEAEHPREVVRTLVGAVTDAYGGHPPKDDATVLCLDWHGPAPTHTAGERSTPADA; encoded by the coding sequence GTGGCACGTGATCGGACCGGCCTGAGCTACGTGCTGGAGGCAGCCGAGAACGCCGCACCCGTGCACTCCCTCGATGTCGTGGCACGCGATCTCCGCGACCGCTTCGACGCCCGATTCGTATCGTTCCTGTTCCTAGACATCGTCGGCCGACGCCTCCTGCGCGTCCACGACACAGCCGCCGAGCCCGGGCAACCGCCTGCAGAACAAGTCCCCCTCGCGGGCAGCAGCATCTACGACGACGTGCTGCGCAGCCAGGATCTAGTGGTGACCGCAGACGGCCAGGACGGGCATCGGGTGCTGGCCCCGGTCACCAACCGCGGTGACACCATCGGCGTCCTGGAGCTCTTCCTCCCCCGGGCCACCACACCAGAGGTACGCACTCAGGTTCATGAAGCCGCGCATGCGCTCGCGTACATCATCGTCACCGACCGCCGCTTCACCGACCTCTACCACTGGGGCAACCGCACCGGGCCGGTCAGCCTCTCCGCAGAGATCCAACGCCAGCTCCTGCCCTCCGCCTCCTGCTGCGAGGCCCCCGAGTTCACCCTGGCGGGCGCCCTGGTCCCGGCCTCCGACATCGCGGGCGACACCTACGACTACAGCCTGGACACCCGCACCCTGCACCTGTCGATCACCGACGCCATGGGCCACGACGTCAGCGCCTCACTCATGGCCACCCTGCTCGTCAACGCCTCCCGCGGCGCCCGTCGCGCCGGCGCCGGCCTCGCGGAACAGGCCCGCCAGATCCACCAGGCCCTCCTCGACCACGGCCACCAGAGCCTCGCCACCGGACAGTTGCTGCGCATCGCGCTCGACGGCACCCGCTCCCAGCTCGTCAACGCCGGCCACCCGCGGCCCTACCTGTTGCGCGACGGTGCGGTCACCGAGCTGGCCCTGGCCGTGAACCTGCCGTTCGGGATCCCCTCCCAAGGCGCCTACCAGGTCCAAGACCTCGACCTGCGCCCTGGTGACCGCCTCCTGCTCCACACCGACGGCATGCAGGAACGCGACGCCGACGTGGTGGACCTGCCCGCTCTCCTGCGCAAGACCGAAGCCGAACACCCCCGCGAGGTCGTGCGCACCCTGGTCGGCGCTGTCACCGACGCCTACGGGGGCCACCCGCCGAAGGACGACGCCACCGTCCTGTGCCTGGACTGGCACGGGCCGGCCCCCACGCACACAGCAGGTGAACGGTCCACCCCCGCAGACGCCTAG
- a CDS encoding helix-turn-helix transcriptional regulator: MEQVEPRTSWTFVTNHARILAMILRDPEIRQRDLADSCGLTERAAGAIVRDLENAGYLTRVRQGRRNHYEVAPGTLFRHPAEGRHEVADLLHLLVDLDPRAGAAGHPPTDGAYRELEPPG, translated from the coding sequence ATGGAGCAGGTCGAGCCTCGGACCAGCTGGACGTTCGTCACCAACCACGCCCGGATCCTCGCCATGATCCTTCGCGATCCGGAGATCCGGCAGCGTGACCTGGCTGACAGCTGCGGGCTCACGGAACGGGCGGCCGGAGCCATCGTCCGCGACCTGGAGAACGCGGGGTACCTCACCCGGGTACGCCAGGGCCGCCGCAACCACTACGAGGTCGCACCCGGGACCCTCTTCCGCCACCCGGCCGAGGGGCGCCACGAGGTAGCGGACCTCCTACACCTGCTGGTCGACCTCGACCCACGGGCCGGAGCGGCCGGCCACCCTCCCACGGACGGTGCCTACCGTGAGCTCGAACCTCCCGGCTGA